A genomic window from Elaeis guineensis isolate ETL-2024a chromosome 3, EG11, whole genome shotgun sequence includes:
- the LOC105040660 gene encoding F-box protein At5g49610 isoform X2: protein MKRPKRARLGEDVILLGILPRLPAKALSRFKCVSKSWHHSISSNPHFIHLQFQWACASPRLLFKVEGPRAVQIYGDQRSVGFPCLSNQFNTRLRTVVASCDGILGVLCFNRRPSDLYVANAVEDQQLELYVGNPVMKDWRRVPKLKHSSVYYPCSFGLVVDVKEFAASYKLVVPFSVPDVSPSLDIYNPVTEYRFEVLSSDTGSWEVSKERIILDGKVLLDRRTVTVMGALYWKFGADVLWFDPKEECSGLLPLPSGTDANEKGRIGEWDGKLSYTTIKDGKILLWIMNKLSWSVMHSVPIEFIVECNLGLFASLYPKMHLKKKIPWRILGRWLRVAKPIGYDGGGVFLFSIDCITFTFDLKTSRACYLGPHANWFAYRNTLISLAGP, encoded by the coding sequence ATGAAACGGCCCAAACGAGCACGCCTTGGTGAAGATGTCATCCTGTTAGGCATTCTCCCTCGTCTTCCCGCAAAAGCTTTGTCCAGATTTAAGTGTGTATCAAAGAGCTGGCATCATTCAATATCGAGCAACCCTCACTTCATCCACCTCCAGTTCCAATGGGCGTGTGCTTCCCCTCGCCTTCTCTTCAAGGTGGAAGGGCCCCGGGCTGTCCAAATCTATGGCGACCAAAGGTCCGTTGGCTTCCCCTGCCTCTCCAACCAGTTCAATACGAGGCTGCGGACGGTGGTCGCCTCATGCGATGGAATCCTCGGCGTTTTGTGCTTCAACAGGCGCCCCTCAGATTTGTACGTAGCGAATGCAGTGGAGGATCAGCAGCTCGAGTTATACGTGGGAAATCCAGTGATGAAGGATTGGCGACGCGTGCCAAAACTAAAGCACTCTAGCGTGTACTATCCTTGTAGCTTTGGACTAGTAGTTGATGTGAAGGAGTTTGCAGCAAGTTATAAGCTGGTTGTACCCTTCAGTGTTCCTGATGTCTCACCATCCCTTGATATATACAATCCAGTCACTGAATACAGGTTTGAAGTTTTATCATCAGATACAGGCTCGTGGGAAGTATCCAAGGAAAGAATTATATTGGATGGCAAGGTTTTGTTGGACCGAAGAACGGTGACTGTAATGGGAGCTTTGTACTGGAAATTTGGAGCTGATGTGCTATGGTTTGATCCCAAAGAGGAGTGCAGTGGTCTTCTTCCATTGCCTTCTGGTACCGATGCCAATGAGAAAGGGAGGATTGGAGAATGGGATGGGAAGTTGAGTTACACGACGATCAAGGATGGGAAGATTCTTCTATGGATTATGAACAAACTCTCTTGGTCCGTGATGCATTCCGTTCCGATTGAGTTCATTGTTGAATGTAACTTAGGGCTGTTTGCTTCCTTGTATCCCAAGATGCACCTGAAAAAGAAAATTCCTTGGAGGATCCTGGGTCGCTGGCTGCGCGTAGCAAAACCTATTGGCTATGATGGTGGCGGTGTCTTTTTATTCAGCATAGATTGCATTACATTCACCTTTGATTTGAAGACAAGCAGGGCTTGCTATCTTGGACCACATGCCAATTGGTTTGCCTACAGGAACACCCTTATTAGCTTGGCCGGTCCATGa
- the LOC105040659 gene encoding transcription factor GTE4 isoform X3, protein MASGPLVGGGAGGDGSWEKQRWAESNKVYTRKSHNRTPKPTSNPRLPPSSDQTPITATAADAAASSPRHPPPLQPPAPSSVASDDDASSLNRPQAPDGAQRSQPNGHSRSVTISLASRSRQEIRELRRKLTAELEQVRALSQKIETRQVLASAAAAASSAPAAGYTHSQLSVTDPKTPISSKTPGSVPFRRQLSISVATENNPSEGVEKEKRTPKANQYYRNSDFVLGKEKFPPEPHGHKKSKPNGGKKHSLGELDYGAQAAEKKLYNQAFKSCAALLSKMMKHKHGWVFNSPVDVKALGLHDYFSIIKHPMDLGTVKSRLCTNWYKSPREFAEDVRLTFRNAMTYNPEGQDVHIMAKQLSQIFEERWPAIEAEFAYLSQPPAPKKPPPLDMRTLERSDSTICPVAVDSKMKPVNYAPHVGRPPALKKPKAKDPHKRDMTFDEKQRLSNNLQNLPPEKLEIIVQIIKKRNSSVNHHDDEIEVDIDSVDVETLWELDRFVTNYKKSLSKNKRKAELAILARQAEHNTREMVHEGVPDPIRVEMPDKSKTAGEEKKGDNASRSSSSSSSSSDSGSSSSDSDSESSSAYGSDAEHSPRT, encoded by the exons ATGGCGTCTGGGCCTCTGGTTGGGGGCGGCGCCGGCGGTGATGGCTCGTGGGAAAAGCAGCGATGGGCGGAGAGCAACAAGGTCTACACCCGGAAATCCCACAACAGGACCCCCAAGCCCACATCCAACCCCCGGCTCCCGCCCTCCTCCGACCAAACCCCCATCACCGCCACAGCAGCCGACGCCGCTGCCAGCTCTCCCCGCCACCCGCCCCCGCTGCAGCCCCCTGCCCCATCCTCCGTGGCCTCCGACGATGATGCTTCCAGCCTCAACCGCCCCCAGGCCCCCGATGGTGCTCAGCGGAGCCAGCCGAACGGCCACAGCCGCAGCGTCACCATCAGTCTCGCTTCCCGTTCTCGGCAGGAGATCCGGGAGCTCCGCCGCAAACTCACCGCCGAGCTCGAGCAGGTCCGTGCACTCTCCCAGAAGATTGAGACCCGTCAGGTGCTTGCCTCTGCCGCCGCCGCAGCTTCTTCTGCTCCGGCTGCCGGGTACACCCACTCCCAGCTCTCGGTGACTGACCCAAAGACCCCTATCTCTAGCAAGACCCCTGGTTCGGTCCCGTTCCGCCGCCAGCTCAGTATCTCCGTTGCCACCGAGAACAACCCTAgcgagggcgtggagaaggagaaGCGGACGCCTAAGGCCAACCAGTATTACCGGAACTCTGACTTTGTCCTCGGGAAAGAGAAGTTTCCACCTGAGCCTCATGGCCACAAGAAATCCAAGCCTAATGGGGGCAAGAAGCATAGTTTAGGGGAGCTGGACTACGGCGCTCAAGCTGCTGAAAAGAAGCTGTATAACCAGGCCTTCAAGAGCTGTGCCGCGCTGCTTTCGAAGATGATGAAGCACAAGCATGGTTGGGTATTCAACAGCCCGGTTGATGTGAAGGCCCTCGGTCTCCATGACTACTTCAGCATCATCAAACACCCGATGGACCTGGGCACCGTCAAGTCCCGTCTCTGCACGAACTGGTACAAATCCCCCAGGGAGTTTGCCGAGGATGTGAGACTCACCTTCCGCAACGCCATGACATACAATCCCGAGGGGCAGGATGTTCACATCATGGCCAAGCAGCTATCCCAGATATTTGAGGAGCGGTGGCCTGCCATTGAAGCTGAGTTTGCCTATCTTTCCCAGCCACCTGCACCCAAGAAGCCTCCACCGCTTGACATGAGGACTCTGGAGAGGTCAGATTCCACCATTTGTCCTGTGGCAGTAGATTCAAAGATGAAGCCGGTGAATTATGCCCCGCATGTTGGCCGGCCACCTGCCTTGAAGAAGCCGAAGGCGAAGGATCCACACAAGAGGGATATGACATTCGACGAGAAGCAAAGGCTGAGCAATAACCTACAGAATCTGCCACCAGAGAAGCTAGAGATCATTGTGCAGATAATCAAGAAGAGGAATTCTTCTGTCAACCATCACGATGATGAAATTGAAGTGGATATAGATAGCGTGGATGTGGAGACGCTCTGGGAGCTTGATAGATTCGTGACCAATTACAAAAAGAGTCTGAGCAAGAACAAGAGGAAGGCGGAGCTTGCGATTCTAGCTAGGCAGGCTGAGCATAATACCAGGGAAATGGTGcatgaaggg GTTCCAGATCCTATCAGAGTGGAAATGCCTGACAAAAGTAAGACAG ctggagaagaaaagaagggggATAATGCCAGTAGATCTAGTAGTTCAAGCAGCTCTAGCAGTGATTCAGGATCCTCATCCAGTG ATTCTGACAGTGAAAGTTCTTCAGCATATGGATCGGATGCGGAACACTCACCTAGAACATGA
- the LOC105040659 gene encoding transcription factor GTE4 isoform X2, with protein sequence MASGPLVGGGAGGDGSWEKQRWAESNKVYTRKSHNRTPKPTSNPRLPPSSDQTPITATAADAAASSPRHPPPLQPPAPSSVASDDDASSLNRPQAPDGAQRSQPNGHSRSVTISLASRSRQEIRELRRKLTAELEQVRALSQKIETRQVLASAAAAASSAPAAGYTHSQLSVTDPKTPISSKTPGSVPFRRQLSISVATENNPSEGVEKEKRTPKANQYYRNSDFVLGKEKFPPEPHGHKKSKPNGGKKHSLGELDYGAQAAEKKLYNQAFKSCAALLSKMMKHKHGWVFNSPVDVKALGLHDYFSIIKHPMDLGTVKSRLCTNWYKSPREFAEDVRLTFRNAMTYNPEGQDVHIMAKQLSQIFEERWPAIEAEFAYLSQPPAPKKPPPLDMRTLERSDSTICPVAVDSKMKPVNYAPHVGRPPALKKPKAKDPHKRDMTFDEKQRLSNNLQNLPPEKLEIIVQIIKKRNSSVNHHDDEIEVDIDSVDVETLWELDRFVTNYKKSLSKNKRKAELAILARQAEHNTREMVHEGVPDPIRVEMPDKSKTVTDEKYVASSSPAGEEKKGDNASRSSSSSSSSSDSGSSSSDSDSESSSAYGSDAEHSPRT encoded by the exons ATGGCGTCTGGGCCTCTGGTTGGGGGCGGCGCCGGCGGTGATGGCTCGTGGGAAAAGCAGCGATGGGCGGAGAGCAACAAGGTCTACACCCGGAAATCCCACAACAGGACCCCCAAGCCCACATCCAACCCCCGGCTCCCGCCCTCCTCCGACCAAACCCCCATCACCGCCACAGCAGCCGACGCCGCTGCCAGCTCTCCCCGCCACCCGCCCCCGCTGCAGCCCCCTGCCCCATCCTCCGTGGCCTCCGACGATGATGCTTCCAGCCTCAACCGCCCCCAGGCCCCCGATGGTGCTCAGCGGAGCCAGCCGAACGGCCACAGCCGCAGCGTCACCATCAGTCTCGCTTCCCGTTCTCGGCAGGAGATCCGGGAGCTCCGCCGCAAACTCACCGCCGAGCTCGAGCAGGTCCGTGCACTCTCCCAGAAGATTGAGACCCGTCAGGTGCTTGCCTCTGCCGCCGCCGCAGCTTCTTCTGCTCCGGCTGCCGGGTACACCCACTCCCAGCTCTCGGTGACTGACCCAAAGACCCCTATCTCTAGCAAGACCCCTGGTTCGGTCCCGTTCCGCCGCCAGCTCAGTATCTCCGTTGCCACCGAGAACAACCCTAgcgagggcgtggagaaggagaaGCGGACGCCTAAGGCCAACCAGTATTACCGGAACTCTGACTTTGTCCTCGGGAAAGAGAAGTTTCCACCTGAGCCTCATGGCCACAAGAAATCCAAGCCTAATGGGGGCAAGAAGCATAGTTTAGGGGAGCTGGACTACGGCGCTCAAGCTGCTGAAAAGAAGCTGTATAACCAGGCCTTCAAGAGCTGTGCCGCGCTGCTTTCGAAGATGATGAAGCACAAGCATGGTTGGGTATTCAACAGCCCGGTTGATGTGAAGGCCCTCGGTCTCCATGACTACTTCAGCATCATCAAACACCCGATGGACCTGGGCACCGTCAAGTCCCGTCTCTGCACGAACTGGTACAAATCCCCCAGGGAGTTTGCCGAGGATGTGAGACTCACCTTCCGCAACGCCATGACATACAATCCCGAGGGGCAGGATGTTCACATCATGGCCAAGCAGCTATCCCAGATATTTGAGGAGCGGTGGCCTGCCATTGAAGCTGAGTTTGCCTATCTTTCCCAGCCACCTGCACCCAAGAAGCCTCCACCGCTTGACATGAGGACTCTGGAGAGGTCAGATTCCACCATTTGTCCTGTGGCAGTAGATTCAAAGATGAAGCCGGTGAATTATGCCCCGCATGTTGGCCGGCCACCTGCCTTGAAGAAGCCGAAGGCGAAGGATCCACACAAGAGGGATATGACATTCGACGAGAAGCAAAGGCTGAGCAATAACCTACAGAATCTGCCACCAGAGAAGCTAGAGATCATTGTGCAGATAATCAAGAAGAGGAATTCTTCTGTCAACCATCACGATGATGAAATTGAAGTGGATATAGATAGCGTGGATGTGGAGACGCTCTGGGAGCTTGATAGATTCGTGACCAATTACAAAAAGAGTCTGAGCAAGAACAAGAGGAAGGCGGAGCTTGCGATTCTAGCTAGGCAGGCTGAGCATAATACCAGGGAAATGGTGcatgaaggg GTTCCAGATCCTATCAGAGTGGAAATGCCTGACAAAAGTAAGACAG TGACGGATGAGAAGTATGTGGCTTCTTCGTCACCAGctggagaagaaaagaagggggATAATGCCAGTAGATCTAGTAGTTCAAGCAGCTCTAGCAGTGATTCAGGATCCTCATCCAGTG ATTCTGACAGTGAAAGTTCTTCAGCATATGGATCGGATGCGGAACACTCACCTAGAACATGA
- the LOC105040660 gene encoding uncharacterized protein isoform X3: protein MFAVRRVLLGHRLSYPPVRLRPPRVGTTRRAFYSFSPDPTPRLWSGLQSWREAPTNECRTWGPDGPCQPTDRALLDDAPTASAASLAECAALVLSTPDPLAKSRLSHLAYSRWRRHGLPVGVVRPPDRPARPDRPILVSPKEIPAHKSLGLPLNSYMLHNLAHVELNAIDLAWDTVARFSPFHDALGDEFFSDFARVADDESRHFAWCSQRLAELGFRYGDMPAHNLLWRECEKSSGDVAARLAVIPLVQEARGLDAGPRLVQKLVGFGDHRTSNIVAKIAEEEVAHVAVGVYWFNLVCQKMGRIPCAAFKDLLNEYDVELKGPFNYSARDEAGIPRDWYDGTPKCGAKIDLSEVHDRLADIIAMERENSSLNG from the exons ATGTTCGCGGTACGACGGGTGCTGCTGGGGCACCGTCTCTCCTACCCTCCCGTCCGCCTCCGCCCACCACGGGTCGGTACGACGAGGAGGGCATTCTATTCATTTTCGCCGGATCCAACTCCCCGCCTCTGGTCCGGCCTCCAGAGCTGGCGCGAGGCCCCAACCAACGAGTGCCGCACCTGGGGCCCTGACGGCCCCTGCCAACCCACCGACCGCGCCCTTCTCGACGACGCTCCGACCGCCTCCGCCGCCTCCCTCGCCGAGTGCGCCGCCCTCGTCCTCTCCACCCCCGACCCCCTTGCCAAGTCCAGGCTCTCCCACCTCGCCTACTCCCGGTGGCGCCGCCATGGCCTCCCCGTCGGAGTCGTTCGGCCGCCCGACCGTCCCGCCAGGCCCGACAGACCTATTTTG GTCTCGCCGAAGGAAATACCCGCGCATAAGAGCTTGGGCCTGCCGCTCAATTCTTATATGCTCCACAATCTGGCGCATGTGGAGCTGAACGCGATAGACTTGGCGTGGGACACCGTGGCGCGTTTCTCCCCTTTCCATGATGCCCTAGGGGACGAGTTCTTCTCTGACTTTGCTCGGGTGGCCGATGACGAGAGCCGGCACTTCGCGTGGTGCTCGCAGAGGCTAGCTGAGCTTGGCTTCAG GTATGGAGATATGCCCGCTCATAATCTTCTGTGGAGGGAGTGTGAGAAATCCTCTGGAGATGTTGCTGCACGCTTGGCAGTGATCCCTTTAGTGCAG GAGGCTAGAGGCCTTGATGCTGGACCTAGGTTGGTGCAGAAGTTGGTCGGTTTTGGGGATCACAGGACATCTAACATTGTGGCAAAGATTGCCGAGGAAGAAGTTGCACATGTTGCAGTTGGTGTGTATTGGTTCAACCTAGTCTGTCAGAAGATGGGTCGAATTCCTTGTGCTGCTTTTAAAG ACTTGTTGAACGAGTATGATGTGGAGTTGAAGGGCCCGTTCAATTATTCAGCTCGCGATGAAGCTGGAATTCCCCGTGACTG GTATGATGGTACACCAAAATGTGGGGCCAAGATTGATCTTTCCGAG GTGCATGATAGGCTGGCTGACATCATTGCCATGGAGAGAGAGAACTCGAGCTTGAATGGCTAG
- the LOC105040659 gene encoding transcription factor GTE4 isoform X1 has product MASGPLVGGGAGGDGSWEKQRWAESNKVYTRKSHNRTPKPTSNPRLPPSSDQTPITATAADAAASSPRHPPPLQPPAPSSVASDDDASSLNRPQAPDGAQRSQPNGHSRSVTISLASRSRQEIRELRRKLTAELEQVRALSQKIETRQVLASAAAAASSAPAAGYTHSQLSVTDPKTPISSKTPGSVPFRRQLSISVATENNPSEGVEKEKRTPKANQYYRNSDFVLGKEKFPPEPHGHKKSKPNGGKKHSLGELDYGAQAAEKKLYNQAFKSCAALLSKMMKHKHGWVFNSPVDVKALGLHDYFSIIKHPMDLGTVKSRLCTNWYKSPREFAEDVRLTFRNAMTYNPEGQDVHIMAKQLSQIFEERWPAIEAEFAYLSQPPAPKKPPPLDMRTLERSDSTICPVAVDSKMKPVNYAPHVGRPPALKKPKAKDPHKRDMTFDEKQRLSNNLQNLPPEKLEIIVQIIKKRNSSVNHHDDEIEVDIDSVDVETLWELDRFVTNYKKSLSKNKRKAELAILARQAEHNTREMVHEGVPDPIRVEMPDKSKTVVTDEKYVASSSPAGEEKKGDNASRSSSSSSSSSDSGSSSSDSDSESSSAYGSDAEHSPRT; this is encoded by the exons ATGGCGTCTGGGCCTCTGGTTGGGGGCGGCGCCGGCGGTGATGGCTCGTGGGAAAAGCAGCGATGGGCGGAGAGCAACAAGGTCTACACCCGGAAATCCCACAACAGGACCCCCAAGCCCACATCCAACCCCCGGCTCCCGCCCTCCTCCGACCAAACCCCCATCACCGCCACAGCAGCCGACGCCGCTGCCAGCTCTCCCCGCCACCCGCCCCCGCTGCAGCCCCCTGCCCCATCCTCCGTGGCCTCCGACGATGATGCTTCCAGCCTCAACCGCCCCCAGGCCCCCGATGGTGCTCAGCGGAGCCAGCCGAACGGCCACAGCCGCAGCGTCACCATCAGTCTCGCTTCCCGTTCTCGGCAGGAGATCCGGGAGCTCCGCCGCAAACTCACCGCCGAGCTCGAGCAGGTCCGTGCACTCTCCCAGAAGATTGAGACCCGTCAGGTGCTTGCCTCTGCCGCCGCCGCAGCTTCTTCTGCTCCGGCTGCCGGGTACACCCACTCCCAGCTCTCGGTGACTGACCCAAAGACCCCTATCTCTAGCAAGACCCCTGGTTCGGTCCCGTTCCGCCGCCAGCTCAGTATCTCCGTTGCCACCGAGAACAACCCTAgcgagggcgtggagaaggagaaGCGGACGCCTAAGGCCAACCAGTATTACCGGAACTCTGACTTTGTCCTCGGGAAAGAGAAGTTTCCACCTGAGCCTCATGGCCACAAGAAATCCAAGCCTAATGGGGGCAAGAAGCATAGTTTAGGGGAGCTGGACTACGGCGCTCAAGCTGCTGAAAAGAAGCTGTATAACCAGGCCTTCAAGAGCTGTGCCGCGCTGCTTTCGAAGATGATGAAGCACAAGCATGGTTGGGTATTCAACAGCCCGGTTGATGTGAAGGCCCTCGGTCTCCATGACTACTTCAGCATCATCAAACACCCGATGGACCTGGGCACCGTCAAGTCCCGTCTCTGCACGAACTGGTACAAATCCCCCAGGGAGTTTGCCGAGGATGTGAGACTCACCTTCCGCAACGCCATGACATACAATCCCGAGGGGCAGGATGTTCACATCATGGCCAAGCAGCTATCCCAGATATTTGAGGAGCGGTGGCCTGCCATTGAAGCTGAGTTTGCCTATCTTTCCCAGCCACCTGCACCCAAGAAGCCTCCACCGCTTGACATGAGGACTCTGGAGAGGTCAGATTCCACCATTTGTCCTGTGGCAGTAGATTCAAAGATGAAGCCGGTGAATTATGCCCCGCATGTTGGCCGGCCACCTGCCTTGAAGAAGCCGAAGGCGAAGGATCCACACAAGAGGGATATGACATTCGACGAGAAGCAAAGGCTGAGCAATAACCTACAGAATCTGCCACCAGAGAAGCTAGAGATCATTGTGCAGATAATCAAGAAGAGGAATTCTTCTGTCAACCATCACGATGATGAAATTGAAGTGGATATAGATAGCGTGGATGTGGAGACGCTCTGGGAGCTTGATAGATTCGTGACCAATTACAAAAAGAGTCTGAGCAAGAACAAGAGGAAGGCGGAGCTTGCGATTCTAGCTAGGCAGGCTGAGCATAATACCAGGGAAATGGTGcatgaaggg GTTCCAGATCCTATCAGAGTGGAAATGCCTGACAAAAGTAAGACAG TAGTGACGGATGAGAAGTATGTGGCTTCTTCGTCACCAGctggagaagaaaagaagggggATAATGCCAGTAGATCTAGTAGTTCAAGCAGCTCTAGCAGTGATTCAGGATCCTCATCCAGTG ATTCTGACAGTGAAAGTTCTTCAGCATATGGATCGGATGCGGAACACTCACCTAGAACATGA
- the LOC105040660 gene encoding F-box protein At5g49610 isoform X1, whose translation MCCDCECQPLGLITMIGCCCHAYVRMCCLCMTILVELAIQLIEAPLHIIGWFTSKHTMKRPKRARLGEDVILLGILPRLPAKALSRFKCVSKSWHHSISSNPHFIHLQFQWACASPRLLFKVEGPRAVQIYGDQRSVGFPCLSNQFNTRLRTVVASCDGILGVLCFNRRPSDLYVANAVEDQQLELYVGNPVMKDWRRVPKLKHSSVYYPCSFGLVVDVKEFAASYKLVVPFSVPDVSPSLDIYNPVTEYRFEVLSSDTGSWEVSKERIILDGKVLLDRRTVTVMGALYWKFGADVLWFDPKEECSGLLPLPSGTDANEKGRIGEWDGKLSYTTIKDGKILLWIMNKLSWSVMHSVPIEFIVECNLGLFASLYPKMHLKKKIPWRILGRWLRVAKPIGYDGGGVFLFSIDCITFTFDLKTSRACYLGPHANWFAYRNTLISLAGP comes from the exons ATGTGCTGCGACTGCGAGTGCCAGCCGCTTGGTTTGATAACAATGATAGGTTGTTGCTGCCATGCATACGTCCGTATGTGCTGCCTCTGTATGACAATATTGGTGGAGCTGGCGATCCAGCTCATCGAAGCACCCCTCCACATCATTGGGTGGTTCACTTCCAAG CATACGATGAAACGGCCCAAACGAGCACGCCTTGGTGAAGATGTCATCCTGTTAGGCATTCTCCCTCGTCTTCCCGCAAAAGCTTTGTCCAGATTTAAGTGTGTATCAAAGAGCTGGCATCATTCAATATCGAGCAACCCTCACTTCATCCACCTCCAGTTCCAATGGGCGTGTGCTTCCCCTCGCCTTCTCTTCAAGGTGGAAGGGCCCCGGGCTGTCCAAATCTATGGCGACCAAAGGTCCGTTGGCTTCCCCTGCCTCTCCAACCAGTTCAATACGAGGCTGCGGACGGTGGTCGCCTCATGCGATGGAATCCTCGGCGTTTTGTGCTTCAACAGGCGCCCCTCAGATTTGTACGTAGCGAATGCAGTGGAGGATCAGCAGCTCGAGTTATACGTGGGAAATCCAGTGATGAAGGATTGGCGACGCGTGCCAAAACTAAAGCACTCTAGCGTGTACTATCCTTGTAGCTTTGGACTAGTAGTTGATGTGAAGGAGTTTGCAGCAAGTTATAAGCTGGTTGTACCCTTCAGTGTTCCTGATGTCTCACCATCCCTTGATATATACAATCCAGTCACTGAATACAGGTTTGAAGTTTTATCATCAGATACAGGCTCGTGGGAAGTATCCAAGGAAAGAATTATATTGGATGGCAAGGTTTTGTTGGACCGAAGAACGGTGACTGTAATGGGAGCTTTGTACTGGAAATTTGGAGCTGATGTGCTATGGTTTGATCCCAAAGAGGAGTGCAGTGGTCTTCTTCCATTGCCTTCTGGTACCGATGCCAATGAGAAAGGGAGGATTGGAGAATGGGATGGGAAGTTGAGTTACACGACGATCAAGGATGGGAAGATTCTTCTATGGATTATGAACAAACTCTCTTGGTCCGTGATGCATTCCGTTCCGATTGAGTTCATTGTTGAATGTAACTTAGGGCTGTTTGCTTCCTTGTATCCCAAGATGCACCTGAAAAAGAAAATTCCTTGGAGGATCCTGGGTCGCTGGCTGCGCGTAGCAAAACCTATTGGCTATGATGGTGGCGGTGTCTTTTTATTCAGCATAGATTGCATTACATTCACCTTTGATTTGAAGACAAGCAGGGCTTGCTATCTTGGACCACATGCCAATTGGTTTGCCTACAGGAACACCCTTATTAGCTTGGCCGGTCCATGa